A section of the uncultured Fusobacterium sp. genome encodes:
- a CDS encoding DUF4261 domain-containing protein, whose protein sequence is MEKNNVMNGFILFKDTTCNFDEIKKNLKSDWNIDMNGEIKEGATVFNVGNTMVALSFIPAPVPNGEAEANAKNNIFWEDGVKKTSEHKAQMIVAITGGKDPVKSSKLFVKVASSILKLENTIGIYKYPTVIPSDIYIEVAEELKEDSFPVLDVVYIGLYRSDNGICGYTEGLKYFGKKEIEIIDTDVEVFELYEFLIDIANYVITCDVKLNDGETIGFSAEQKLPITITKGVAFEEDTIKIEFNNSNKN, encoded by the coding sequence ATGGAAAAAAATAATGTGATGAATGGTTTTATACTTTTTAAAGACACAACATGTAATTTTGATGAGATTAAGAAAAATTTAAAATCAGATTGGAATATTGATATGAATGGAGAGATAAAAGAGGGAGCAACTGTTTTTAATGTAGGAAATACTATGGTAGCTCTATCTTTTATACCAGCTCCTGTACCAAATGGAGAGGCAGAAGCTAATGCTAAAAACAATATTTTCTGGGAAGATGGAGTTAAGAAAACTTCTGAACACAAAGCACAAATGATAGTAGCTATAACAGGTGGAAAAGATCCAGTAAAAAGTTCTAAACTTTTTGTAAAAGTAGCTTCTAGTATTTTAAAGTTAGAAAATACAATAGGAATTTATAAATATCCAACTGTAATTCCAAGTGATATATATATTGAAGTTGCTGAAGAGTTAAAAGAGGATTCTTTTCCAGTACTAGATGTAGTATATATTGGATTATATAGAAGTGATAATGGAATTTGTGGATATACAGAGGGATTAAAATATTTTGGTAAAAAAGAGATAGAGATAATAGATACTGATGTGGAAGTATTTGAGCTATATGAGTTTTTAATAGATATAGCTAACTATGTAATAACTTGTGATGTAAAATTAAATGATGGAGAAACAATAGGATTTTCAGCAGAACAAAAACTTCCTATAACTATAACTAAAGGAGTAGCTTTTGAAGAAGATACTATTAAGATAGAGTTTAACAATAGCAATAAAAATTAA
- a CDS encoding DUF2004 domain-containing protein: MKIRFFGEIDINKDYYETTIHLGNRDIQLDLNLEEVVGKKDWILEYDEYISKLSIYKEKIEEKLNEDFDDWGLTKEWIDWHIEEFDKKDIEKLTEGEDKNLPIDEKLFRAINLVRIGIYPGYEDYAIWDFMLNREFSDQILVVVTDNKGEIVDITWES; encoded by the coding sequence ATGAAGATAAGATTCTTTGGAGAGATTGATATCAATAAAGATTATTATGAAACTACTATTCATTTAGGGAATAGAGATATCCAATTAGATTTGAATTTAGAGGAAGTAGTAGGAAAAAAAGATTGGATATTAGAGTATGATGAATATATTTCAAAATTATCTATTTATAAAGAAAAGATAGAAGAGAAATTAAATGAAGATTTTGATGACTGGGGTCTTACTAAAGAATGGATAGATTGGCATATAGAGGAATTTGATAAAAAAGATATAGAAAAACTTACAGAGGGAGAAGATAAAAATCTTCCAATAGATGAGAAACTTTTTAGAGCTATAAATTTAGTAAGGATAGGAATATATCCAGGATATGAAGATTATGCTATATGGGATTTTATGCTAAATAGAGAGTTTAGTGATCAAATTCTTGTAGTTGTGACTGATAATAAAGGTGAGATTGTAGATATTACTTGGGAAAGTTAA